In one window of Serinus canaria isolate serCan28SL12 chromosome 18, serCan2020, whole genome shotgun sequence DNA:
- the GALK1 gene encoding galactokinase, protein MAEDGPSSLLAAARRAYEEAFGGQPLLAVWAPGRVNLIGEHTDYNDGFVLPMALQLGTVLVGAPTQDETITIITTSAEADEPHKVQFPAPTASKPLSPGQPHWANYVKGVIQHYPAGSPLPGFNAVTASDIPLGGGLSSSAALEVATYTFLQQLCPDKGDLVAKALACQKAEHTFAGMPCGIMDQFISVMGKEGHALLIDCRSLETVLVPLSDASLAVLITNSNVRHTLTGSEYPTRRRQCEEAAAALGKASLRDATPAELEEARSRLGAEVFRRARHVIGEITRTSEAAEALRNRDYKTFGKLMVESHNSLRDDYEVSCPELDVLVAAALEVDGVYGSRMTGGGFGGCTVTLLEAGAADRAKKHIQEKYSGKATFYLTKPSGGAKALPL, encoded by the exons ATGGCGGAGGATGGTCCGTCGTCGCTGCTGGCGGCCGCTCGCCGGGCGTACGAAGAGGCTTTCGGTGGTCAGCCGCTGCTGGCGGTGTGGGCCCCCGGCCGGGTCAACCTCATCGGAGAGCACACCGACTACAACGACGGCTTCGTGCTGCCCATG gccctgcagctggggacGGTGCTGGTGGGAGCCCCCACACAGGATGAGaccatcaccatcatcaccacCTCGGCAGAGGCAGATGAGCCCCACAAGGTGCAGTTCCcggctcccactgccagcaaacccctgagcccagggcagcctcaCTGGGCCAACTACGTCAAGGGCGTCATCCAGCACTACCCCG CAGGTAGTCCCTTGCCAGGCTTCAATGCTGTCACGGCCAGTGACATCCCCCTGGGCGGGGGcctctccagctcagctgctctggaggtGGCTACCTacaccttcctgcagcagctctgccctg acaAGGGGGATTTGGTAGCCAAGGCACTGGCGTGCCAGAAGGCGGAGCACACGTTTGCTGGGATGCCCTGTGGGATCATGGACCAGTTCATATCCGTGATGGGCAAGGAGGGCCACGCGCTGCTCATCGACTGCAG gtccctggaGACGGTGCTTGTTCCGCTGAGCGATGCCAGCCTGGCCGTGCTCATCACCAACTCCAACGTGCGGCACACGCTGACGGGCAGCGAGTACCCCACGCGGCGGCGGCAGTGCGAGGAGGCAGCAGCGGCTCTGGGCAAGGCCAGCCTCCGGGATGCCACCCCAGCCGAACTGGAAG AGGCCAGGAGCCGCCTGGGGGCTGAGGTGTTCCGGCGGGCCAGGCACGTCATCGGCGAGATAACACGGACATCAGAGGCAGCGGAGGCCCTGCGGAACAGGGACTACAAGACCTTCGGGAAGCTGATGGTGGAGAGCCACAACTCCCTCAG GGATGACTATGAAGTGAGCTGCCCCGAGCTGGACGTGCTGGTGGCGGCAGCCCTGGAAGTCGATGGGGTTTATGGCAGCAGGATGACCGGGGGAGGCTTCGGAGGCTGCACGGTGACACTGctggaggctggggctgcagacaGAGCCAAGAAGCACATCCAG GAGAAATACAGTGGCAAAGCCACTTTCTACCTCACCAAGCCCTCGGGAGGGGCAAAGGCTCTGCCCCTGTAG